Genomic DNA from Oligoflexia bacterium:
CGACCGGTTTTTCCCAAGTATTTACTCATCTATATAATACTCCTTGTATGCATCCATAACTTTCTTAATGATCGGGGCAGCAACAGCACCGCCGTGCCCTCCATGCTCAACAATAATTGCAGCGGCAACCTTTGGGTCTTGAGCCGGAGCATAAGCAACATACCATGCATGATCTTCAAGCTGTTTTTTAGCTCTAAATGATACCACTTGTGCTGTCCCGGTTTTACCCGCAATTTCTATTTTATTACTTCTTCCTCCCCAATAGGCTGTACCACCGGGTGTGTTAACAACATCATACATCCCTTGTAGAATAATCTCTTGAATCTCATTAGGAAGGTCAACCTTCTTTCTGTTTACCTTTTGGTTTATCTCCATGTACTCTAAACTGGGTGTTACCAAGTACCCTTTAGCCAAACCTCCAACCATCCTTGCCATTTGCAATACAGATGTTTGCAAATAGCCTTGCCCTATTGCTACTGAAAGGGTTTCGCCAGCTACCCATGGCTGCTCATATACTTTTCGTTTCCATTTAGAATCAGGAACCAAACCTTTTGCTTCTGGTTGATATTGAATACCCGTGACCTGACCAAGGTCATATTTTCTGGCATATTCAGCAATCTTATCTATTCCTAAACGACGACCAACTTCATAAAAATACACATCACAAGAATGCTTTATTGCATTTTTTGCATTCATCCAACCGTGCCCCCCTCTATTCCAACAACGTTTAACTTCTCTTCCTAAACGATAATAACCGGGACAAAATATCTTATCTTCTGGCCCAATAACTTTTTCTTCCAAAGCAGCATGGGCTGTGATCATTTTAAATGTTGATCCAGGGGGATATACGCCTTTAACCGCTCTATTGTACATTGGATTTAAGTTGTTTTTATTGATCTCTTGCCAATATTGCGTTGATACACCTCGGGCAAACTCTTGTGGTTTAAAGTTTGGATAACTGAGCATGGCCAAAATCTCACCCGTCTCAATATTGAGTAAAACGGCTGCACCAGATTCATGCTTTAAAAAAGCATCTTCAAAAACTTTTTGCAAACGACTATCTATACTCAACTTTACATCTTGCCCAGAAATTGGCTTTTGCTCTTGAAAGGAGGGTAACAAATCGTATGCTTTTTCATCACTTAACTCTCTGCCACGAGCATCTTCAACAACAGGTAATGTCCCGTGTTTACCTCTTAAAACATTTTCATGTTTTTTTTCAATACCATAAACACCCCAATAATCACCCAAACCATATTGACGATTGTCCGCAGTACCCTCATCCTCTTTCATTCTATTGAGTTCTTTTTTTCCTATTTCACCTAAATAACCTAGAATGTGACTGGCCAGAACTCCATATGGATAAACCCTTGTTGGCTCATAATCAATATTAACTCCATGCAGATCATATTGATGGGTCAAAATTTTGCTCATTTGATCGAATGTAATATCACGTTCAAGTGTGATTTTTGACTGATTACTATTGCGCTCTATTTTATTTCTTACTGTTTCTTTTTTTTCTGTAGACCAATCAAAAACATCTCCTAAAAAAACAAGTATTCGCTCCTTGTCAGCGTTTGATAGTTTTTGTGCATTAATCATCAAATCAAATGATGGGCTACTTTTTGCTAAAATGACTCCATTTCGATCTACTATTTTACCTCTTACAGCGGGGATTTTTTTTAACTCTATTCTATTGGCTTCAGAAAAGACTCGCCATCGCTTGCCATTAAAAATTTGTAAATGCCAAACACGTGCTAAAATCAAAAAAAATAAAACTAAAAATACCGCAATACAAATATAAATACGTATTTCAAAAAACTCTTTGCGATTGTCCTCAGAAAGTTGCAATGAGACCTTCTCTCTGTTGGGCAAAAATTACATTCTGTTCTTGTAAGCGAAGTTTAGATAAAGTTTTACAGTCTATCCAAATTAATAAATTTAATACAAATGGAGCAAATATCGCATACAAAAGACATTGGCTTAACATAACAAAAAATGTTCCTAAAAGCATTGCACTTGATCTTTGAAAAATTCCTCCCAACCAATGCTCAACTATGAACATAAACAAACAAACAATAAAACACAAAATAAACTTCTGTATATAGCCAGAGATAAAAATACTTTGTCTAAAAGCTAAACAAAGTAAAACCAGGATTATATAGGTCATACTCAAGCTGCTCCCCCATGCAATACCAAAAGCATTGGTTAAAGAATACAAAAACAAACTCCACATCATGGCTTCATAAGGCTTACGAGTAAATGCTAGATATGTTACAACAATAACCACCGTATTAAAATAGAAGCTTGCAAAAAACATCTTTATAAAAAAAATATCTTGCATGACAATTGAAATTCTAGGCATGACGGATGTCTGGAGAATTAATCCAAGTATGGATAAAGATATTATGGCAAATATATTTTTCATTCTTCGCTAACGACTACACCAACTTCTTCTATATGAAAATAGTCAACGTAAGTTTTAACATATACATCTAAAAACAAGTCATCATTTTTTTCCTGAACCTCAGAAACAAATCCAATTGGCAGCCCTTTAGGATAAACATCATCTAAACCTGATGTAATAAATATATCTCCCACTTTTACATCTTCTGTTGCGGAAAAATATTCTGATTTTAATTGGTCAATTTTATAGCCTCTTAACAGAGCCCTTCTTCTTGTTCTTTGATTAATTACATCAACAACGCTTGTTTTATCTGAAAGCACAAGCACATCACTATGACGAATGGAACTTTCTAAAACCAATCCCACTAAGCCACGTGAATGAACCACTGGCATACCTTTTTCTACGCCGAATGCTCTACCTTTAGCTAAGCGAATCATTCTTTGGTTAGGTGATGCCCCTAAAGCTACCCTTCTTGCCCCCAAAACTACATAGTCTCTTAAGGGTTCTATACTTAAAAGGTCACGTAATCTTTCAGCTTCAAATAATAACTCATCATTTTTTTTAATTTTAGACTGTAATAGGTCAATTTGTTTTTTTAATTGATCATTTTCTTTAGCGGTGTTGGTAAGAAAAACATAATATTTAAATGTTGAAGTTATTTTATCCACTAAATGACCAGCCGCTTTTTGCAAAGGCAGACTTATGAATATAATGGACTTTTCAATAAAACCTAAATTTTGTTTTTTTTGCAAACCAACAGAAATAATTTGAATACCCAAATAACTGACAAGGAAGATAGCTATAGCAATTCTTAGGGGCTTATTCACTGAACCTTACAATATCTTAAACACTGGTTACCACTGCCATTAAACGATCATCATCTAAAACTTTCCCTGAACCAATCACAACAGATGTTAAGGGATCTTCTGCAACCATAACAGGCAGGTTTGTTTCTTCTCTAATCATTGCATCAATATTTTTTAACAAAGCTCCACCACCCGTCAGAACAATGCCTTTATCAACAATATCTGCAGCCAATTCTGGTGGTGTTTTTTCTAAAGCAATTTTAATGGCATCAACTATAACTTTAAGGCATTCTTTTAGTGCATGTCTTATTTCTTCTGAAGAAATGGTCATCGTTTTTGGAATCCCTGAAACCAAATCTCTTCCTTTTACTTCCATGGTTTCTTCTTCACCCTCAATGCAGTATGCTGAACCTAAAGTCAGTTTAACTTCTTCAGCTGTCCTTGAACCCACTAAAATATTGTACTTGCGCTTTAAAAATTGGGTGATGGCTTCTTCCATCTTATCCCCAGCCATTCTGACTGACTGCGAGTAAACAATACCAGAAAGCGATATAACCGCAACTTCAGTGGTGCCTCCACCAATATCAACAATCATATTGCCGGAAGGTTCAGTTATTGAAAGTCCGGCTCCAATGGCTGCTGCCATGGGTTCGTCAATTAAATAAACTTCGCGCGCACCTGCTGCTGTTGCTGACTCTTTTACAGCTCTACGCTCCACATCTGTAATACCAAACGGCACACAAATAATAATTCTAGGTCTAACCCAAGAATTACGATTATGGGCACGGGCAATAAAGTGTTTTAACATGGCTCCAGTAATCTCAAAGTCCGCAATCACTCCATCTTTCATGGGTCTAACGGCAACAATTGAGCCTGGTGTACGGCCTAACATTTCTTTGGCCTCTTTACCTACTGCTACAACTTTTTTGCGTTTTCTACCATCCATAGAAACAGCAACCACCGAAGGTTCATTGATAACAATGCCCCGGCCCTTCATGTAAACCAAAGTATTGGCTGTTCCTAAATCAATAGCTAAATCATTTGAAAAAAAACCTATAAACTGATCAAATACCACGTATCTCACATACCAGAGACCACCGTTCTCTCCAATAAATTATTGTGTTTTTGCACATTCTTTTTGATAA
This window encodes:
- the mrdA gene encoding penicillin-binding protein 2 — encoded protein: MQLSEDNRKEFFEIRIYICIAVFLVLFFLILARVWHLQIFNGKRWRVFSEANRIELKKIPAVRGKIVDRNGVILAKSSPSFDLMINAQKLSNADKERILVFLGDVFDWSTEKKETVRNKIERNSNQSKITLERDITFDQMSKILTHQYDLHGVNIDYEPTRVYPYGVLASHILGYLGEIGKKELNRMKEDEGTADNRQYGLGDYWGVYGIEKKHENVLRGKHGTLPVVEDARGRELSDEKAYDLLPSFQEQKPISGQDVKLSIDSRLQKVFEDAFLKHESGAAVLLNIETGEILAMLSYPNFKPQEFARGVSTQYWQEINKNNLNPMYNRAVKGVYPPGSTFKMITAHAALEEKVIGPEDKIFCPGYYRLGREVKRCWNRGGHGWMNAKNAIKHSCDVYFYEVGRRLGIDKIAEYARKYDLGQVTGIQYQPEAKGLVPDSKWKRKVYEQPWVAGETLSVAIGQGYLQTSVLQMARMVGGLAKGYLVTPSLEYMEINQKVNRKKVDLPNEIQEIILQGMYDVVNTPGGTAYWGGRSNKIEIAGKTGTAQVVSFRAKKQLEDHAWYVAYAPAQDPKVAAAIIVEHGGHGGAVAAPIIKKVMDAYKEYYIDE
- a CDS encoding rod shape-determining protein; the encoded protein is MVFDQFIGFFSNDLAIDLGTANTLVYMKGRGIVINEPSVVAVSMDGRKRKKVVAVGKEAKEMLGRTPGSIVAVRPMKDGVIADFEITGAMLKHFIARAHNRNSWVRPRIIICVPFGITDVERRAVKESATAAGAREVYLIDEPMAAAIGAGLSITEPSGNMIVDIGGGTTEVAVISLSGIVYSQSVRMAGDKMEEAITQFLKRKYNILVGSRTAEEVKLTLGSAYCIEGEEETMEVKGRDLVSGIPKTMTISSEEIRHALKECLKVIVDAIKIALEKTPPELAADIVDKGIVLTGGGALLKNIDAMIREETNLPVMVAEDPLTSVVIGSGKVLDDDRLMAVVTSV
- the mreC gene encoding rod shape-determining protein MreC, with the translated sequence MNKPLRIAIAIFLVSYLGIQIISVGLQKKQNLGFIEKSIIFISLPLQKAAGHLVDKITSTFKYYVFLTNTAKENDQLKKQIDLLQSKIKKNDELLFEAERLRDLLSIEPLRDYVVLGARRVALGASPNQRMIRLAKGRAFGVEKGMPVVHSRGLVGLVLESSIRHSDVLVLSDKTSVVDVINQRTRRRALLRGYKIDQLKSEYFSATEDVKVGDIFITSGLDDVYPKGLPIGFVSEVQEKNDDLFLDVYVKTYVDYFHIEEVGVVVSEE